GGCACATTGCAGAACGTATGGATGGACTGGATATGCCTAATATGGCAAAACTCGGACTAAGCAATATCAGGGAAATAAAGGGTATTGAAAAGGCTGCAACGCCACAGGCTCATTATACGAAGATGCAGGAAGCATCAAATGGCAAGGATACAATGACAGGTCACTGGGAAATTATGGGGCTAAACATTCAGCAGCCATTCCGAACCTTCCCGGATGGATTCCCGAAAGAACTTATCGATGAACTGGAAGAAAAAACTGGCCGGAAAGTAATTGGTAATAAACCCGCCTCCGGTACTGCAATAATAGAAGAATTAGGTAAGGAACATATGGAAACCGGCGCATTGATTGTGTACACTTCTGCTGATTCAGTTTTACAAATTGCTGCCCATGAAGACATTGTACCAATTGAAGAACAATATGAGATTTGCGAGACTGCCCGCGAATTGACACTCGATGAAAAATATATGGTTGGTCGTGTAATCGCACGTCCATTTACCGGTAATCCTGGTGCTTTCCAACGTACGGCAAATCGTCATGATTATGCACTGAAACCATTCGGCCGTACTGTCATGAATGAATTGAAAGATGCGGAATATGATGTTATCGCCTTAGGAAAAATTTCTG
The genomic region above belongs to Virgibacillus doumboii and contains:
- the deoB gene encoding phosphopentomutase; amino-acid sequence: MQKFKRVFLIVMDSVGIGEAPDAEQFNDKGADTLGHIAERMDGLDMPNMAKLGLSNIREIKGIEKAATPQAHYTKMQEASNGKDTMTGHWEIMGLNIQQPFRTFPDGFPKELIDELEEKTGRKVIGNKPASGTAIIEELGKEHMETGALIVYTSADSVLQIAAHEDIVPIEEQYEICETARELTLDEKYMVGRVIARPFTGNPGAFQRTANRHDYALKPFGRTVMNELKDAEYDVIALGKISDIYDGEGVTEAIRTADNEDGMTKLVDSMADDFTGLNFLNLVDFDAKYGHRRDPEGYGKALEAFDARLPEVLNRLKDDDLLIITADHGNDPIHHGTDHTREYVPLLVHHNNVKEGKQLELRETFADIGATVADNFNIEMPKHGESFLKDIK